The Saccharomyces mikatae IFO 1815 strain IFO1815 genome assembly, chromosome: 15 DNA window ATATAGTCACCGTATTCAATGTTTTGTCCGCCTCATCTTAGGTCTGTAACGATCATGGATGTATGCCATATTGAACTACCTAGGAAACTGTTTCTGGCAAAATCTCAAACGCCCTAGTAGTTGttttttggttcttttttaaCTCAAAAGTGAGGTATGACATACGTACACGTAGCGGTAGAATTTCTTGTTACCTTGGATAGCTAATGTTGAGAACTTCTTTATTTCAATAACTCGTAGAAATTGCGCaagatttattatttatacaGTGTTTCAAGGACCACACTTCTGTTGATATAATTTTCATCATAAGGAGTAACGCCGAACAACGCAAAAATATATCGTCTACATAATGAAGTTTGATGTACATCATTTTGGCATCAAGACAAGCTTTCAGTCACTATCGACAGCTCACCTCTGAAAGGTCCTCATTTCGATGAGTTTAGTTGTATCATagaattattattatcaaagaACCTCCGCCCGAAGGCTGCAAAGCCTTAAAATGTTCAGTTGTGccgaaaaggaaatattgGGCAGCAAATGCCAGATAAAGTCTACCGCAATCGTAATGTCAGTAAACACTACGCTTGTGACATTTGGAGCATTTTCTTACTTAATACATATCAGCCGGTAATCCATGTTGCCGTTGTTTTCGAGCAGCATATGAATTACCTTTTATCTTGGCCCAAACCTAAATTACGGCGTGCATTGGACCAGCCCAGCCGCATTGCCCATAATGATGTGGCGGAAGCGAGGCACCTTAAAGGTGTTTAATGTAATTAACCTTCAGGGTCCGTGACCCTTAGGGTCTTTGAACTTGTGCGACTTTCACGTATGAAAAAAGATACTGTTTACAAGAATGTTGCCTctctgaaagaaaaaggaattatagtttttcttcgaGATCATTTGGATAATAGTCTATAGAAGTGCCGTTCTTTACTGTATCTGTATCTTGAACTATCTACCAGGAATCTGTGGACGTCGCACATGACTCTCATATGTGGTCACACTTGATAGGTAGTCCATGAATTAAAAACGTATAAAAAGAGGACAGAATGAACTATCTTCGTTACCATAGCTTGATTAGAAATTAGGAACAAGCAATTGTTTCCATATATCAAATCTATATACAACTATAGCACATTATGAGAGCTTTTTCTGGTAAAACCGTGGTTTTTGCAACTGTTGCTTCTTTAGCATTGGGTTCTCCAATTAAATATGATACTAACTCGACTGTTGAGTTACAATCTTCTCTCACTCAGGAAGTTCTTGGTTGGGATCATGCAACTTTTCCCTCCATTTATCAAACCTGTAATGAAACTAATGCCAGAATGCTGAACGCAGCTTTCAAAGACACCGCTGAAATTACCGCTTATGGTAAAGACAGACTCTTGAACTACGGTGTGGATGACGTTTATTATAAAAGATGGTTTGGTAACGGTAGTATATTCACTGTCATGGGCGTTTTGGATCAATTAATGGAGGCATCCAAGGGTGGTATGCTTATGAGGTGTGATGATGCTGATGGTTTGTGTGCAGCAAATCCAAACTATTATGCGGGCCATCATCGTCAATCTTTTCCAGCAGAAACTGTCATTTGTGATTATTTTTACACCTCTAGAAAGCCGTTATCGACAATTTGCTTTGAAGGTACTATTGTTGATGTCGGTCCTAAACATTATGCAGGTATTGATATGTTACATCGTTACTTGCACGTTCCTACCATGAGTATGGATGGATTTATTGGTGAATATGCAGAAACTCTTGAAGAAGTTGTTGACTACGCCCAAAACAATGTAACGTTCGCTGTTAGAAATACCGACAATTACCTGTACTACCTTGCAGACGTTTATAGTACTTCTGTTATCCCCGGTGGCTGTCTTGGTAAATTATGATGAATAATTCACCACCTTGATAggcttttattttctatatGATAGATATTTGTTCGTATACATTAGGTAATCAATGATTTTATCCTCTTTTATCCAATTAGATCAGTATTTATATGATTACAAAATTTGTGACACTTTGCTGTTTCATTCTTCTTATAAGCCGTAAAAGATAGCAAACAACTTTTATACGCTGAGAATCTATCTTATTTTGTATAACAGTGAAGTGAATCATAGTGccttttttatatatgttttgGTTGCCATCCTTGAAACATATTCCGAGAGTAAACGTAGCTTGAGAGTACTTCGACTTTTCATTAAGTGTTTCAAGTTTTGTTCTTGCAATATTGAACAAATAAGCTATTTTACCTGCTACAACACTTTGAGACAGCAGTTCATACGATGACTTTACATCTTGTAAAACATAACAATATGTCGcaagcattttttttacatttaGGTGATTTTGGCAACATTCTTCGTTTATCAAATCAAATAGTTTCTCTTTGGACTAAGTGGTACAGGAAAAATAAAGCGTAAACTAACACCTTAAAAAGCATcctctttattttattcAATTATTAAGGcattaattttgttttcaaacTAAATTTTTCGCTCAGGGATTCATATTCGATTAAATCGTCTTTTGATTGTAGAGTGCAGTAAAAAAAGTTGATTAGTCTACTTACTCATAGTTCCATTATTCCagatgagaaaaataaaacccGAGAAAAACCATCACAGCAAATACAATTTCACTAAGATAACTCACTCCAATACAACAGAGCTGGCCGTTGAAGCGATAGTTTTTAGTTTGATcatgcaaaaaaaattaaaatatCCTAAGTAATTTCTGATAGAATAcgaggaaagaaaataaaaagagattCCAAGTCAGGGCGAAATTCACATCTTTTGAATTAGTAAGTGTTGTTTTAAAGAGGCGTCAACAAAATACACTATGCATATCAGCACCTTTCATAACATAGTTGTGAATAAGGCACTATCAAAAGGATCATAACGCTTCGTTGACCCATAATCTCAAAATGATGTGAATAGCTACTATTTCACAGCTTAAATGTTCCAAAATAAAAGATGACTTCTGAAACCTCTTCTCCTACTATTCGGAATGACAGTTAGATACTTATATAGGACTATAATAGATGAGCAAAAGTAATGTTAAGTTTACAGCTTTTAACAACTTTAATTTCGCGATGTAAAACAAGAAACTGTGAATCTCGATTtgctttcattttttttgtacaTATTAAAGCATTTCCGATCTTCCTCAAACTTTGATTATTGAAGAGcgtttcaatttttgagaTGCTACTTTCGAATTGAAACGTTTAAAATTCttaaaaaacaatgaacTGTTATACAAAAACTTGCTCAACTTGTATAAAATTCTtgtacaaaaaaattacattTAATCGTGGCCATATTCATTGACGTTAACAATGTACTCATAAACGAAAGCGACGGCTGAAACATGTgaagaagctgaaatgTGTTCATTGACAGAATGAATTGTTTTCAATTGATCAAAGGGAAATATACCTGCAACAAACCTATAGATATTTCTGCTCAAGTCCCAATAATACTTCGTGTCAGTATTACCGGAAAACAAACCACCCGTAACGTAGACATCCgcatcttcttcctcagCCAGGATTTCGTTTTGAAACAGGTTTTGAACAGTACCCGCAAAAATGTCCCAAACATGTCCTGAGATCGGCGATACTGGAGCTGGCTCTAGCATCTTTTCACATGCTAAAGAAATGTGACCAAGCTTAGTTTCTGGGATAATCACTTCGTCATGGAAAGACAAACCGTAGCCATGCTTTTCGGCAATGACTTTAGCCCAGTACAAATCATTCTCTACAGTTTCATTAACGGATGAATGAATATCTACTCTGTGATTAACAACAAAGTTAGTTAATCCTGGCAAAGCATTCGCCTTGACACCACCGTTAATAACATCCACAGCTCTAGTTGTTCTTATCAAATCACGTATGTAGGGGTGAGATGCTGCAAATTCAGTTAAAACTTTTCTCTTGTTCTCATCTACAGGCGCTTCTAAGATTGCATCTCTGACGTGTGGCGGCAAATAACTAGAGTGTTCAGCAGCGCATTGTAATACATCGTAAACGGGGTTGTCAAGTGAGAAATTATATTCAAATGGGTGGTTCTCCATCATATATATCAATTCTGATGCAACACCAATGGTAGTATGGTCAGGTTGTACCGATGAATGACCCCCATGGCCATGAACTGATATCTTAACGTCAACGTAGCCCTTCTCAGCATTTACAGCTGCTGCAATGTATAGATTCTTATCCAGCCTTAGGAGTCCAGCACCTTCATCAATAATCGAAAACATACTATCCGGTCCGTATTTTTCTAGCAAAAATGGTGCTAAAGCATTGGCCCCCATTAAACCGCTcgattcttcatcaaaccCCATTGATAATATAACAGTTCTTTTCGTCCGGTAACCATCCGCAAGCAGTTGTTCTATACCTTCTAATTCAGCAAGCATTAAATTCTTACAATCATTGGAGCCACGACCCCAGACATAATCCGTTGCTGCTTCATAATGACCTGAAAATGGTGGATACTCCCAAGAATCCCACATTTCTCTATTAACAGGCACCACGTCCTGATGCGCCATAAATAGAATTGGCTTCAAACTCGGATCAGTACCTTCCCACGTATATATCAAACCTAATTTGTTGACTTTTTCTACCTTCAGATGAGAATGAATAAGGGGGAaagtttcttcaaaatacttgtgaagtttgaaaaactcCGAATAGTAATCTAGGTCATCGTCTGGAGAAGGGTTGACGTCGTTAATTTCTGTAGGAATTTGAATGGCGCCAGACAACTTCTTTATCGAGTCTATTTTAAATTGCTCATCATTCAGGATCAAATTCACGGACTTATTGAACGATGGGCGATAAGATTCAGGTTTTTTACATTGTAGAGAAACAGGGCCTTTAAAAACAGAATTTGAGGCAGGTTTAGTAACGCTGCTAGTATAAGCTAGACACAATGTCAATAGTCCAAATAGTGGCAAAACAaactttttgtatttaGAATAGACAGAAGAGGCTGGTTGCCTTGAAGAAGGGACCTCATCTTGGAGAGGAGCGTGATGAGACTCAGTCATATAAGTGCTTTAGGAGataaggaagaagaaaaagagcGAAAGATTAGATATTCTATTTCTTCGATCAGTTGTGGTGGAAAGGTTTATCATATTTAGCCATACATTCTCCTatctttcctttctttAAGTACCTTTTAGGGAACATATAATGTTAAGGTTATTTTTTCCCAGAGACcctgaaatgaaaatgaatcCGAAATATGTACTCCTTCAATTTGGACTATAACGCGCCCCTTCACACCCAAGCCAGTTCCGCAGTGCAGTAGGAGATGCGTATGTGAGGTTACAAAGAAGTGGAGAAAACAATCGGTGCTCAACTATGCTGTAGGAATACTCgataaatttcaataagAAAAATCCCAATAAAGCTTCTTACAATGACTcgaaattattttttgataaattttatATGCCATCTAGCTATTTTTAGATAGATACTGGCATACTTGAGGTCCAGACAACTCTTCTGACTCAGGCTGATTTGCTTTCCCTTGTTGCGCTGTCGTTCGAGATAGAATAAAAGGCTTCAGAGCATCCTAAATGTGAGTTCACAGTTTAGAAAATTAGAATAGCCGAAGAACGTGACGACGCTACAAGTAAAAGATTTCTCCCATGACACAAAGTCCAAATTATTCATATCTTTCTAGTGACTCCCCCCACAGTATGAAATATTGTTCACGCCAAATTACTACGGTCTCGCGAGTTCCATAAACCTAAGCGCTACCAGAATACTCTTTGTAGGTCAACTAACGAATACGCACATCCACGACCATCTAAATCTTGCTCATAAGTGTCAACAGTCAAACACAGCATTACTTGCCTTATCTATCATCCTTCATGCTGGCTACTTTACAGATGTTGAAGTTAATCTGCCGATCCAAGTTTCTTGATACAGCTGCAACGTGATACTCTACAAATACCAGTGCACAAAATGGACGTGTCTACACCACATATACCATTGAAACGAATAGTTACATCACTAATCTCATAACTTAATCAAAACTTAACCTCACTCGCATGATGCTATGTGGTATTCATACGTTCCTTTCAcaacattatttttcacAATTTACAGGATTATACAAGAATGGCTCGTGAAATGGTATCAAGCCAATATAGTTGCGATAACTTACATGTGAAGGCAAATTGAGTTTCTAGGTTGATCTACCGgcttatttttcatttatttttctataaaCCACACCCGACTATAATCTCTTCCTCCAGCGGTCCATGTCACTTGTGCGCCTCTCCAACAATTAATAGGAAAACAATGGGAACCTAGGAAAGCGATTCAAGACACAAGCTTCATTATGCTATTATCCTAATTGAGCataatttgaatattcCTCCGATGATGTTCGATCGACTTAACCATAGAAAATAAATGCTATTCGATAAAAAGAGGAAACTAAAACTATGATTTCTAATTATGATTGCAAATCTTGTAGCACCCTCTGAGGTTTTATTTCAGTTAGTGTCGCATCTATGTTGCTTTTACTTGCTTTTCTCACGTGTGAAGCTTTGCATGATAATAACCTAAGAACATCAATATATGAACACCGGCGTCATGCTCTTTGGTTATATGTGGATACAAGTATAGTAACTCTACAGTTCTTTTATATGCGAAAATAGTGAGTTAACCTACAACAAGATAGCTTAATAAGTCTATTATACataaattgaagttaaCAAGATGAAACGCATGAATTTAAACTGCCAATGACAGGGATCTGTGCACCACGGAATGCCAAGAATGTTCGATCAATATAACGAACTCTCACATGTATTAGTAAACTACAATTATTGTACAACCGCATGTCCGTATCAGGATAGAAAGGGAAACTTTCACATACGAAATGACGGCCAAAATAAATATCTGATAAACTAGCTTACCGCTTTATGTCATGTCAAAAGCACTCGCTACATAGAGAAAATCTCTATCTGCGCCAATTGGTAAACTCAACCTACATAGTTAAAAGGTAACCGAAAGTATTCCTTTGTCAACGTTATTatatttggaaaagttgTCAATATTATAGTGTGTGCATATGACTTACCGCAAGTATTATTTTCCTAAAATAGATGCATATTTTTGTAATAATACGTGGGAGTTTGCGCAGATACATTTCTTGGCATCTCAAAAAACGTATCCTCATTATGTTGTTTATCCTCACGGTTATAAAACACATACCTCTATATCAATgatcaaaattttatcaaaagaGAGTAGATATTTCAAGTTACTTCAAATTTATTCGGAAAATAATTATTAAACAAtggtagaagaagaatgatTAGTTTTGGATAACGTTCTCTGTTGTGTTGGTGGCATTCTCTGCGAACTATACACCAGATTGGGAATGAATCACAGGCGGCCAAACCTTGGGCTTACAAAAAACAATTCGACAATCACTCCACCTACTTTACCACTATAACAATCTTCCGTGTTTGATCAAGAAGTGGGCGTTGATATACTATGGGTTGAGTGGGCGATTACTTccagaagaggaaaattcAACCGTAAATCTTCCTGTATTTTTCGCTCAAATAATGGGGGTACTTGTCTCATTCAACAAATACATTTGCTACAGGAGATTCCCatcattgattttttctagCTTCAGTATTTCGACATCTGCGATTTTTTGTTAGTAGTAATGGCAGCCACTTTGCGCACATTTATATACTACTTTGTCCACATCCGTTTTACAACCATTTTACAAGTCGTTTTAAGGACTTGTTCCACtgtcttttcttattatcgCAGTTTATTGGAAATATCGTTAACAAGTGGTATTTTCACTTTAAGGAAAGGTCTATATCACAGACAGGTTGcatttttataaaaaaaccAACATACACTATCAACAACCATCCATTATTTATTCATTCTTTAGATGTATTCATGGTATTCCACTCATCACTTCTACATCAAGCCAGCCATGAAGGCGGTTATGAAACATTACACCAATGATGGAGAGAAGGTGATATATAAGGAAGTGATGTCCCGCCCCATTTTGTCTCTGAACTTCTTGCGGTTGTTTTATACATGGCTTGTTGTTCATCAGAAGACATGCACAAGAgcttttcttgaaaattcaCTGAATTTTAGTCGTTGGATTCTATAAAAGTTTATTTCATTGTATTTGGCTGATTTAAATTTTTATATGGGTTTAGTTGCAACAGTTGTCGTTTGATTTGTGCAAGTGTTTTACAAAATGGCTGGGAAAGGTTATTTTGAACTTGACAAGAAAATCTTATGGTTTTCACGGTTGCAAACATCAGCGTAGATAGTGAAGGAGGTGGTTAACCGATTGTCAGACACATGAAATCGACCTACTTCCAGGCCAGCATTATCAGAATGATGGGTAAAGACGGGTTTTTGAAATTATCCCTTTCTATTCACCCAAGTTCAAAATATCCCGccaaaataaaatgttGCACAGAATCCAGAAAGATTTACTAAAACATGGTACGAATAATGAtgggaagaaaatatcCTGTTTAATGGGGCTTATGATGGCTTTGAGAGAGATGTTGAAAGTTTTGATAGTGTATACTTGATTTGTCCTCACTCAGGTATATATGCATGCTCacctttcttgaaaaaatgtgGTCCCTTATTCCATAAAATTAACATGCATAAAATTAACTCGGCTTGGATGGTGCGATACGTGGAAGAAATGACATCTATAAATTATGAACCATGCATCCCAGAGATTGAATCAAGCCAGTTATTTTTGGATGGAAGACACTGGTTCGATTTCAGCTTTCGACAAATCCAAAACGAtcacaaaaaattttataacCACTATCACAGGCTTGACGATAGTTCAAGATACCCTGTCGAAAACCCCGCTGTAACGTTTGCAATTCAAAGTTTCTCTCGCAAAGGTATCCAAGGGTTTTATCTATAAGTAAGAATTTTGACTATTATATTGTCATGTATTGCAGTGCTTACCAAATTCGTTCACCTAGCAATGCTGCataatattatattctATAACCAACTCCTTTTCAACCTGGAAAGCACATTAAGCTAGGAAACAAGGTTAAATACCACGTTCCACGTTAGCCTTCTAGCTTTCTTCTGTCCAGGTAAAGAGGCCAGAATGGCTAAAATAAAAAGCCATGGGGAAGCGGGCCAAAACTGCTAAATGCGTTCTTGTGGAAATACAAGTCTTCCCCAATATCATAGCCCACAATTAAAAGGGATGTGACAAGTTTTCAGCGTCAACCACGTCATATTTACGAATTCttaaaacaagaaaacagcATCGGTGTTACAATAAATGGTTGAAATATGTTTTGAAGTGATTTTCAACTACCCTAACTCTTTTTATGCTATCAGTACTGTAATGCATTTTCGTCTAACAATTGACCACCATATCCCATATTTATAAGCATCGTCACCAAGAAGTTATCCAAGGAGGCATATAATAAATGGCATGTAAATCAATATTGCTTCATTACGTAATAAAGAGAATTATATAACGTCGACATGCGCTGTAGAGAGATTTCTCGGGGTGGATTCCAAtcttatgaaaaaaaggaaaagtgCGCcattaagaaaagaatcCCTAGTGTTTCAACTATATAAAGGGGGAAAAGATAGTCCTTTTATTATCAATTAGTTGTGATCAGATGCAGAAAAACAGCATAAAGTATTACGACGGCAAATATGTCAGTTTTTGTTTCGGGTGCCAACGGGTTCATTGCCCAGCATATTGTCGATCTCTTATTGAAAGAGGACTATAAGATCATTGGTTCTGCTAGAAGTCAAGAAAAGGCCGATAGGTTAATGGAGGCTTTCGGTAACAACCCAAACTTTTCTATGGAGATTGTTCCAGACATTTCTAAATTAAATGCATTTGACCacgtttttcaaaagcacGGTAAGGACATTAAAGTAGTCTTACATACGGCATCtcctttttgttttgacATCTCTGATTGTGAACAGGATTTGTTAATTCCCGCACTAAATGGTGTTAAAGGAATTCTCAGTTCCATCAAGAAATACGCTGCGAGTACCGTGGAACGTGTGGTGCTAACTTCTTCCTATGCAGCTGTGTTCGATATGGCAAAGGAAAGCGATAGGTCTTTAACATTTAATGAAGAATCCTGGAATCCAGCAACCTGGGAAAGTTGCCAAAGCGACGCTATTAGCGCTTACTGTGGTTCCAAAAAGTTTGCTGAAAAAGCAGCTTGGGAATTTTTGGAGGAGAATAGAGACGCTGTAAAGTTTGAATTAACTGCCATTAATCCGGTTTACGTTTTTGGCCCTCAGATGTTTGACAAAGATGTGAAAAAACACTTGAACACATCTTGTGAGCTCGTCAACAACTTGTTGCATTTGTCACCA harbors:
- the SMKI15G0140 gene encoding M20 family metallopeptidase, which translates into the protein MTESHHAPLQDEVPSSRQPASSVYSKYKKFVLPLFGLLTLCLAYTSSVTKPASNSVFKGPVSLQCKKPESYRPSFNKSVNLILNDEQFKIDSIKKLSGAIQIPTEINDVNPSPDDDLDYYSEFFKLHKYFEETFPLIHSHLKVEKVNKLGLIYTWEGTDPSLKPILFMAHQDVVPVNREMWDSWEYPPFSGHYEAATDYVWGRGSNDCKNLMLAELEGIEQLLADGYRTKRTVILSMGFDEESSGLMGANALAPFLLEKYGPDSMFSIIDEGAGLLRLDKNLYIAAAVNAEKGYVDVKISVHGHGGHSSVQPDHTTIGVASELIYMMENHPFEYNFSLDNPVYDVLQCAAEHSSYLPPHVRDAILEAPVDENKRKVLTEFAASHPYIRDLIRTTRAVDVINGGVKANALPGLTNFVVNHRVDIHSSVNETVENDLYWAKVIAEKHGYGLSFHDEVIIPETKLGHISLACEKMLEPAPVSPISGHVWDIFAGTVQNLFQNEILAEEEDADVYVTGGLFSGNTDTKYYWDLSRNIYRFVAGIFPFDQLKTIHSVNEHISASSHVSAVAFVYEYIVNVNEYGHD
- the GRE2 gene encoding methylglyoxal reductase (NADPH-dependent) GRE2 (similar to Saccharomyces cerevisiae GRE2 (YOL151W)), encoding MSVFVSGANGFIAQHIVDLLLKEDYKIIGSARSQEKADRLMEAFGNNPNFSMEIVPDISKLNAFDHVFQKHGKDIKVVLHTASPFCFDISDCEQDLLIPALNGVKGILSSIKKYAASTVERVVLTSSYAAVFDMAKESDRSLTFNEESWNPATWESCQSDAISAYCGSKKFAEKAAWEFLEENRDAVKFELTAINPVYVFGPQMFDKDVKKHLNTSCELVNNLLHLSPEDKIPEMFGGYIDVRDVAKAHLVAFQKRETIGKRLIVSEARFTMQDILDILNEDFPVLKGKIPVGKQGTGATHNTLGANLDNSKSKSLLGFKFRNLKETIDDTASQILKFEGRL
- the ZPS1 gene encoding Zps1p (similar to Saccharomyces cerevisiae ZPS1 (YOL154W)) codes for the protein MRAFSGKTVVFATVASLALGSPIKYDTNSTVELQSSLTQEVLGWDHATFPSIYQTCNETNARMLNAAFKDTAEITAYGKDRLLNYGVDDVYYKRWFGNGSIFTVMGVLDQLMEASKGGMLMRCDDADGLCAANPNYYAGHHRQSFPAETVICDYFYTSRKPLSTICFEGTIVDVGPKHYAGIDMLHRYLHVPTMSMDGFIGEYAETLEEVVDYAQNNVTFAVRNTDNYLYYLADVYSTSVIPGGCLGKL